The stretch of DNA GTCATATGTGAGGACACCACCGCGGCTGGAGGTAACGTCGAGCTGATGAGGACGACAACTTAAGCCCAACAGAGACTCTTCCCGGGTGCGACGATGAGTGAAGAGAGGTTGGACTCTGAAAAGGCGGTGCAAACCCTGTTCAACAGGGCAAACacatccgcgccgtcggtcgTTCTCATCGACATGTACAACGCACCACTGTATGTATGAATACGTTGAGTATTGAACGGTTGAAGCAGCAACATGGCATTCTTTGGGTTTCATCAAACCGCAGATGCATAAATACGATCCATTTTTTAAAATCCTGTCGCTACATGAAACGCCACACGCTCTCTCGGTTAGTCTCGTCGGGAGCACTGTGCAGGTGAGTCGCATCGCAATAGACCAtcacctcgcgcccggggctATACTCTGGTCGTCCGATGGCACTCACGGGGAGCTCGCCGGCTTCGTAATCCTCCCACTGGATCACTTCTCCCTCGTCACCATCCTGACGCAGCGGGTGGGACAGTTTGCACGAGTGACTGAAAACCCCGACGCCTGTCCAGTTGCTCTCCGGCGGAAAGCCGACCATCACCGTGAACCGATCCAGCCCCGAGTCCTGGTGCCATGAATGACGTTCCTGCTTCCGTCCGGTGCTGGTGATGTCAATCAACGAGCCGTGGCTCACCGGGCCGCACAGCTTGCCGAGAGTCTGGATAAAGTTCTCCCCCGTCAAGTTTTGCACCGCGTTGTCGGCAAACACTTTCGTCAACGACGCGTACCCGGTCCGCGAAGATTTCCAGTTCACCATGAGCGAAGAGCTCAGTGACGATATCGCGGCGTTCACCTTATCGCTCGCGTTCGGGTCCGGGACGAACAGATCGTCGCGAATAGCCCTGCGAATGGCAGTCCTGAACGCTGCATCCGCATTGAACTTTTCTTGCAGCCCCGTGCTCGGGAACAGCTCCTCCAGGCCGAAAAACTTCACGTGCTCAACCACCGCTTCGGCGCCGGGCCTTCGAAGATCAGACGGGACGTCGAACACCTCCACGTCATTCCAGGCGCGGTAGTCAGCCTTTTCTACCAACTTGCCGTGTCTCGTTTTCCTCGAGTTTTCGCCCCATGCACCTCCACCTTTTTCCTTGCGATCGGTTCCCGCTGGCGCTGTGGAGAGTTGGGATAGATGGGTGAGTGCCGGGATGGCTACTGTGGACGGCTGCAGAAGAATGGCATGGCGTGGCGGGTTCTGTT from Micromonas commoda chromosome 3, complete sequence encodes:
- a CDS encoding predicted protein; translation: MAYGAQTSWSISAPSRRPLAPPAGTDRKEKGGGAWGENSRKTRHGKLVEKADYRAWNDVEVFDVPSDLRRPGAEAVVEHVKFFGLEELFPSTGLQEKFNADAAFRTAIRRAIRDDLFVPDPNASDKVNAAISSLSSSLMVNWKSSRTGYASLTKVFADNAVQNLTGENFIQTLGKLCGPVSHGSLIDITSTGRKQERHSWHQDSGLDRFTVMVGFPPESNWTGVGVFSHSCKLSHPLRQDGDEGEVIQWEDYEAGELPVSAIGRPEYSPGREVMVYCDATHLHSAPDETNRESVWRFM